The window gattgataaaaatataacaaaaatcaCAACTTGATATAATATCTTcaatctctttttctttttcactagagtttcaaaaatataatagtgaCATTAATCTAGCATTATTTTCTAttcaataattcataatattgtaGTAGTAGATATAGAAAGAACCCCTAACCAAGTTCCTTCTTATAATCCAAAGCAATCAAGTTTGAATCGAATCAAATCATATCAAAACCTCATAAgtccaaacaaaatatgaatAGAAACAActtacataataaaaaaaaaaacctctaCAAGTAGCTCAAATAAGAAACTATATTAGACGTTTTGTTTATCGTATACGTACCTTGTTCAATCAATCTTCACCGATGAATAAATCAGCCTCGTGAACCAGAAACAAGCGTAGAATCCAATAGTCCCCGTGGCAACGAAGAACGCATACGAAACAAGAAGCATATAACTGAAGTACAATATCCCCGACACCAATTTCGTAATCTCCAGCTTCGTGAAGAAATAAAACGTCGCGTACAAGAAAAGATACAATGCCGACGAACCCGAAGTCAAATATGATTTCCACCACCAATGATAATCTTCGCTACAAAGCTGAAAGTAGCAAAGAACAACTGATATCTCCGCACACGTTATGATCAAGATAACAAACACGATCAGCAGAATCCCGAATATGTAGTAGAATTGATTAAGCCAGATGGACGTCAATATAAAGAAAAGCTCGATAAACACAGCTCCAAACGGAAGTATCCCTCCTATCAATATTGAGAATACCGGATTCATATACCACGTCTGTTCTGGAATCTGCCTCGGGATTTTATTCGTCTTCACCGGATCCTCTATAGCCGGTTTTCGAAAACCAACGTAGGCCCCGACAAATACAAGAGGGATTGAAATCCCGAACCATAGGAAGAACAGTGCAAGCATTGTCCCAAATGGGACTGCTCCAGACGATTTCTCCCCCCATATGAGAGCATTTAGTATGAAGAAAACGATGAACGCGACGGCAGGAAACATGACCGCGGTCCTTAAGGCGTTGCGTTTCCAATCGGTTCCTTTGAACATTTTGTATAATCGGGAGGAGGAATAACCGGCGAATAATCCCATGAAGGCCCATAGGAGAAGCATGGCGGTCATGAGTCCTCCACGGTTTGACGGAGACAGGAAACCTAGTACTGCGAATATTAAGGTTACAAGCATTACACCGAAGAATTGGATGCCGGTTCCTGCGAAAACACATAAGAGGTCGGGGTTTGAAGGGGGGCGGAAGACGTCGCCATGGACCAGTTTCCATCCGGTTTCTTCTTGGGCTTCTTCTTGGGTTTCGAGTTCATTGTATTTCGAGATGTCGCGATAGAGAGTTCGGAGCATTATCATGGCTACCATTCCCGAGAGGAAAATTACAATCATTAATGAGTTAATGATTGAGAACCAGTGGATTTGGTCGTCACTCATTAGTAGATAGCTGTCCCATCTTGATGCCCACTTCACATCGCTCTCCTGTAAAACGCAAATATAGTTATCCTTACCAATTCCCAAATTCTATCTTTACAAAATAACACAAGTCGTTTACACACCAACAATAACAAAAATTGACAAATACGTTGAGGCTTTATTTATGGGTTACTCAATCATTGAGAAAGAGCTCAACCTATATGGAAACACTTATGTTTCTTGATGTGAATTTGAATCTAGATTTGTTGAGAAAGAGCTCAACCTATATGGAAACACTTATGTTTCTTGATGTGAATTTGAATCTAGATTTGTGTTTAAATGTGATCTCATTCAAATTCACAAACAGAAGTGGTTCCAAATGGGACTCCCTTTTACAAATTTATGCAAATTTTGAgttggtttttttttaaatggagaTCCCTAAGATATCTAAACTAGctaattctaatatatttaaaaataaataaagcatAGTTGGACTATGTCAGCAGGAATTCAGAAATTTGTTCAAatgaaaaaacagaaaagactaaTATGAGATGATCATCACCTGGAAGTCAACATCGTATGTAAATATAATTTCCTGTTTGTCTTCGACCTCTTGGGGAGAGTTCGAATTAGAAACTGTACGTTTTGTGCCTGGATCACAAGTTGTCAGACGAGTGTTTTGTTCATTCCATTTTCCTTCATATTCATGCTTGACACTGGAtagtaaaaaaacattttttagtGATTTGATGATGAACTAGGAATATTAGCTGTGAGATTGAATGAATCAGAAGTAGAAAATAAAAGTCTTTAAAGATGATTTAACCTGAATGGCTTAACCTCAAAGCCCACAATCCTGGTTGAGTCAGTTTG is drawn from Impatiens glandulifera chromosome 3, dImpGla2.1, whole genome shotgun sequence and contains these coding sequences:
- the LOC124929518 gene encoding transmembrane 9 superfamily member 8-like gives rise to the protein MGDLPLFQATLLFFFLFLGHVCSFYLPGVAPQDFQKGDPLSVKVNKLTSIKTQLPYTHYSLPYCRPPTIIDSRENLGEVLRGDRIENSVYSFKMRQPQMCNIACRVTLDAKTAKEFQKRIADEYRVNMILDNLPLVVPIQRLDQEARPIYQLGYHVGLRGQYAGSKGEKFFIHNHLTFTVKYHQDTQTDSTRIVGFEVKPFSVKHEYEGKWNEQNTRLTTCDPGTKRTVSNSNSPQEVEDKQEIIFTYDVDFQESDVKWASRWDSYLLMSDDQIHWFSIINSLMIVIFLSGMVAMIMLRTLYRDISKYNELETQEEAQEETGWKLVHGDVFRPPSNPDLLCVFAGTGIQFFGVMLVTLIFAVLGFLSPSNRGGLMTAMLLLWAFMGLFAGYSSSRLYKMFKGTDWKRNALRTAVMFPAVAFIVFFILNALIWGEKSSGAVPFGTMLALFFLWFGISIPLVFVGAYVGFRKPAIEDPVKTNKIPRQIPEQTWYMNPVFSILIGGILPFGAVFIELFFILTSIWLNQFYYIFGILLIVFVILIITCAEISVVLCYFQLCSEDYHWWWKSYLTSGSSALYLFLYATFYFFTKLEITKLVSGILYFSYMLLVSYAFFVATGTIGFYACFWFTRLIYSSVKID